The following proteins are co-located in the Limanda limanda chromosome 5, fLimLim1.1, whole genome shotgun sequence genome:
- the sfrp1a gene encoding secreted frizzled-related protein 1a → MRSTPESFWRMVRLAVTVALLSVCRASEYEYLSWKSDGYNGGRSYGKPPQCVDIPEDLRLCHNVGYNKMLLPNLLEHETMAEAKQQASSWVPLVHKSCHPGTQVFLCSLFAPLCLDRPIYPCRWLCEAVRDGCTPIMESFGFPWPEMLTCDKFPQDDVCIAMTQPNATEATKPTGYSPICPPCDNEMKTDAMLEHMCASEFAIKTKIKEVKRENMDRKVILQKRKKMVKQGNLKKKDLKKLVLYLKNGADCPCQQLDNLGNQYLIMGRKVDKQYLLTGIHKWDKTSKEFKKAMKKLKTYKCPAFENVFK, encoded by the exons ATGAGGTCCACTCCCGAGTCGTTCTGGAGGATGGTTCGGCTGGCGGTGACGGTGGCGCTCCTGTCCGTGTGCCGTGCCTCAGAGTACGAGTACCTGAGCTGGAAGTCGGACGGGTACAACGGCGGGCGCAGCTACGGCAAACCCCCGCAGTGCGTGGACATCCCGGAGGACCTGCGGCTCTGCCACAACGTGGGCTACAACAAGATGCTGCTGCCCAACCTGCTGGAGCACGAAACCATGGCCGAGGCGAAGCAGCAGGCCAGCAGCTGGGTGCCCCTGGTGCACAAGAGCTGCCACCCGGGCACGCAGGTCTTCCTCTGCTCGCTCTTTGCGCCCTTGTGCCTGGACCGGCCCATCTACCCGTGCCGCTGGCTGTGCGAGGCCGTGCGGGACGGATGCACCCCCATCATGGAGTCGTTCGGCTTCCCCTGGCCGGAGATGCTCACCTGCGACAAGTTTCCCCAGGACGACGTGTGCATCGCCATGACGCAGCCCAACGCGACCGAGGCCACCAAACCGACAG GTTACTCCCCCATCTGCCCTCCATGTGACAACGAAATGAAAACAGACGCCATGCTGGAGCACATGTGTGCCAGCGAGTTCG CCATCAAGACCAAGATCAAGGAGGTGAAGCGAGAAAACATGGACCGCAAGGTGATTctgcagaagaggaagaagatggtgAAACAAGGCAACCTGAAAAAGAAGGACTTGAAGAAGCTGGTGTTGTACTTGAAGAATGGCGCGGACTGCCCCTGCCAGCAGCTAGACAACCTGGGAAACCAGTACCTAATCATGGGCCGCAAGGTGGATAAGCAGTACCTCCTCACAGGCATCCACAAGTGGGACAAGACCAGCAAAGAGTTCAAAAAGGCCATGAAGAAGCTCAAGACCTACAAATGTCCCGCCTTTGAGAAtgtcttcaaataa